The following is a genomic window from Moorella sp. Hama-1.
TCCTGTGCCCGCCGCAGGGGAAAGCTGAGACCCTTCCAGTTCTGGCAGGCCCGCTCGCAAGCCCGGCAACCGATACAACGATTCAAATCCAGGAAAAAGCCCAACTGCATCCTTTAAACCCCCTCTGAATAATCCTCCCGGCTCGCCACTGGGAGTGGCACCCCCAAAAATGATTCCACCATTTTTCACTGTAATGGCGCTATATTTACAAAGGTGTCGTAATAGGCCACCCCGGGACCGCCACTGCTCACACTACCCATGTCAGTTGCCAGGGGCGGGGTGAGGCTGTTGAGCGCCTGTTCCCCGGGCAGGGGCCGCTGGTGGCAGAGGATAGTCTGAGGCGGCACCAGTTCGCTGATGGCCACCGGTATTACTACTTCGCCCCACTCGTTATAGAGGCGGATCTGGCTGCCATTGTCCAGGCCCTTTTCGCTGGCCAGCCGGGGATGAACCAGGGCCAGAGCCTCCGGGACATCTTCCAGGTTGTAAAACTGGGAGTTTAAACCGGCACTGGTATGGGGCGTCAGCAGGCGATAAGGGTAGGCCTCGGAGCCTGCCGCCGCCGGCTGGTAAATCGGCAAGGCTGGTAAACCGGCGGCCGCCGCCTGTCGGGAGTAAATTTCATAACGCCCGGAGGGGGTAGCAAAGCGCCCCTCGGCCCAGGGGTTGACGGCAGCTTTAATTTCCCTGGGGCCGTCCAGGAGGTCGCGGTAGTCCCTGATCCCCAGCAGGCGGTAAACCCCGGGGTTAAAAACCGCCGCCAGCCATTCTTCCTCGGTAAGGTTGCAGGGAAAAGGGCAACTCCCCGGAGCAATCTTATTTAAAGCCGCTGCCAGGCCGCTTACCATCTGGATATCCGAGCGGCACTCCCCCCGGGGCGAAACGGCCGGTTCATTAATGCCGATCCAGCGGTGCCAGTAGCTGGGGACAACGTCCCAGCTCTCGAAAAGGGTCGTTGCCGGCAGGAAGACATCGGCCACTCGCGTCGTCTCCGTTAGAAACTGGCCGCTAACAACCACTAGTTCCAACCCGGTCAGGGCCCGCTGCAGCTCATCCGTGGCGGCGTTTTGCCCCAGGGGGTTGGCGTTGGCCAGCAAGGCCATCTTGACAGGAGGTGCTGTTGCCTCCTTTAGACCTCGGGCCAGATCGTGGACGGGTATGGTCCTCCCCCTGCCCTCAGGTGCCATCCACATAGGCCAGGAGGTGGTAAAAAGTTCGCTGGCCACCGGGCTGGCGTAATAGACGCCGCCTCCCTCCCGGCCCAGGTTCCCGGTCATGGCCGCCAGGGCGTTAATGGCCCGGATATTCTGGCCGCCGTTGGTATGGCGTTGCAGGCCCATGCCAATCCAGATGGCCGCCGGGTCGTTACTTGCATACTCCTCCGCCAGGCGCGCCATCAGGTTCCGGGGAACACCTGCGGCTGCAGCCAGCTCGTCGGGATCCAGCCCGGCCAGGTATTCCTGCTACTCCGGCCAGCCCTGGACGTGGTTTTCCAGGTAGTGCCGGTCGCTGAGACCCCTTTGCCAGAGGTGACGGGCCATACCTGCAGCCAGGGCGCCATCGCTGCCCGGTTTAATCTGGATATAGAGGTCGGCACGGGCCGCTGTAGCTGTGAAGACGGGATCAATGACCGCCAGGCGGGCTCCCCTTTCCCGCGCCTGGTTGATATACTCCATCTGGTGCATAGCCGTCCAGGCCGGGTTGGCCCCCCAGAGCAGGAGGTAATTTGCCCTGGCCATGGCTGCTGGATCCGGGTGATTGAAGCTGCCATAACCATAGGCCATGGCATCCAGCCCGGCGCTCCAGCATAAGGATCCCGCTGTAGTCGTCACTTCCCCCAGGCTCCGGGCCAGCCAGCTCCAGGCCTGGTGCAGGAGGCCGATATTCCCCGAGTTGCTGTAAAAGTAGACGGGTAAAAAGGAGCCGTACCTTTGCGCCAGATCCAGCATTTTTCCGGCTATCAGGCCCAGGGCCTCGTCCCAGCTTAGCCGGCGCCAGCGGCCGGAACCCCGGGGTTCCTGGCGCAGAGGATAGAGCACCCGGTCCGGGTGGTTAAAGATATCCAGGTAACTATAACCAAAACGGCAGAGGTGCCCCCGGCTGTAACCATGGGCCGGATCACCGGCCAGCTCCTTAATCTTACCTTTATCCACCAGGGTGATGAGACCGCAGGTGTTGTAACAATTACGGGGGCAGGTATGACGGCAAAAACGCGGTGCCATTAAGCCCCACCCCCGCCGCTTACCGATCCGGCCAGGTTATGGTTGAATAAACAGCGCAGGCATTCTGTCGCTGTGGTGCTCGCCTGGAAAGTTTCCCCACAACCAGCACAGTGGTGCTCTACCGCTGTGGCCAGGGTGATGGTAGAGGCTTTTACTATAGCCTCCAGGGTTAGATCCGCCCCTCGTACCAGGCTGTGCTGGGGGCACACCGCCAGGCACAGGTCGCAGTGGTTGCAGCGGGCCGGGGTATACTTTAATTCTCCTCCATCTAATTCCAGGGCCCCGGTAGGGC
Proteins encoded in this region:
- a CDS encoding molybdopterin dinucleotide binding domain-containing protein, which encodes MVSGLAAALNKIAPGSCPFPCNLTEEEWLAAVFNPGVYRLLGIRDYRDLLDGPREIKAAVNPWAEGRFATPSGRYEIYSRQAAAAGLPALPIYQPAAAGSEAYPYRLLTPHTSAGLNSQFYNLEDVPEALALVHPRLASEKGLDNGSQIRLYNEWGEVVIPVAISELVPPQTILCHQRPLPGEQALNSLTPPLATDMGSVSSGGPGVAYYDTFVNIAPLQ